TCGAATAGCCAAAACCGACATCGGGTGCTTTCAGGGATTTAAACGCCAGTGCGTGAATGGCTTCGTGAACCGGCATCAGGACCAACAAACCGGCGAGGGCCAGCGGAAACTGGGACCACGGAATTGAAATGACCTTTTTAGCCAGCAGCACGCCCACCAGACCGCCGATCGCACCCAGCCCGATGAACAGCAGGAACTGCCTGCCCGTCAAACGGGCAACCTGCTTTCGGGGCGACGCAGCAATGCCGAGTTCGCGCAGGATAAACGGGTTCATCTCGTCAATATGGAACGATTCGACAAGGGTAAATCGCCCTGATTTTTGCATTTCGGTAATACTCGGTTTGGTCATAAAGAAGAAAAGCCGCGTCGGTTTGCCCGCTTTAAAGATACAACGCACTCTCACTTTTCGGCAATTGTCCGAACGGCCGGTGCTGGTTGGCGGGGGATAATTGCTTATTATTGTAGAGATTTTGGACGTGCATTCATGAAACAGTGGTTTGTGGCCGTAACGGCATTTTTTTCTTCGCTTTCCTTATTGGCTCAACAGCCCCAGCAATCTCCCGAACCCGAACATTTTACCCGCCAGGACTCCCTGCGTGGTTCGCTTCGCCCCGAGCGGACGTGTTACAATGTCGGTTTCTACGAACTGAATTTAACCATTGATCCGGCCAATAAGTCCATCGCAGGGAGCAACACCATTCATTACCGAGTGCGGGAGCCGTTTAAGCGCATGCAAATCGACCTGTTTGAAAACCTGACCATCGAGTCGATCACGCAGGGGGGCGAGCCGCTGCGTTACGTCCGCGAAGGCAATGCCGTTTTTGTGACCATGAAGGAGCGGCAGGAGCAGGGTAATGTTGAAGCAATCAAAGTTTCGTACCACGGAAAGCCCCGCGAAGCCGTGAATCCGCCCTGGGACGGTGGGTTTTCCTGGAAGAAAGACAGTACCG
This Larkinella insperata DNA region includes the following protein-coding sequences:
- a CDS encoding DUF3267 domain-containing protein, whose product is MQKSGRFTLVESFHIDEMNPFILRELGIAASPRKQVARLTGRQFLLFIGLGAIGGLVGVLLAKKVISIPWSQFPLALAGLLVLMPVHEAIHALAFKSLKAPDVGFGYSIKGLIIYAYAQRFVMTLNENALVAAMPFLIITAGLVVAWFYWPSLAVLWGTIVLLHTLLCIGDYVLVQYAWKNRHRTMFTYDDLTEQTSYFYEKR